In Brienomyrus brachyistius isolate T26 chromosome 19, BBRACH_0.4, whole genome shotgun sequence, one DNA window encodes the following:
- the LOC125714910 gene encoding protein FAM177B isoform X1: MRKMNEELQSSEGCLTKGMTGSIPSSPGQKRVIHFVSGETLEEESSDEEELFDEPVNTAQLSWRAYSRLLWRQFRRKSLRTCDYVGGKLASLAGLNEAKYQYAADEHERWKEKLSRRESTAGGSSIMNKEKTHFSSQTTACYGTTGSPVEPCHLHSVVNTDHILEGSCNRGYQEDKQ, from the exons ATGAGAAAGATGAATGAAGAACTTCAAAGT AGTGAGGGCTGTCTCACCAAAGGGATGACAGGTAGCATTCCGTCGTCACCCGGGCAGAAAAGGGTCATCCACTTTGTCAGTGGTGAGACCCTCGAGGAGGAGTCCAGTGATGAAGAGGAGCTCTTCGACGAGCCAGTCAACACG GCTCAGCTGTCATGGAGGGCATATTCCCGCTTGCTTTGGAGACAGTTTCGTAGGAAATCCTTACGGA CCTGTGATtatgtgggggggaaactggcCAGTCTGGCTGGACTTAATGAGGCCAAGTACCAGTATGCAGCTGATGAACATGAGCGATGGAAGGAAAAG CTATCAAGACGTGAAAGTACTGCTGGAGGCTCATCCATCATGAATAAGGAGAAGACGCATTTTTCTTCCCAGACCACCGCTTGCTATGGGACAACAGGTTCTCCAGTTGAGCCCTGCCATCTACACTCCGTGGTCAATACAGATCACATTCTAGAAGGGTCTTGCAACAGAGGGTACCAGGAAGACAAACAGTAA
- the LOC125714910 gene encoding protein FAM177A1 isoform X2, which yields MTGSIPSSPGQKRVIHFVSGETLEEESSDEEELFDEPVNTAQLSWRAYSRLLWRQFRRKSLRTCDYVGGKLASLAGLNEAKYQYAADEHERWKEKLSRRESTAGGSSIMNKEKTHFSSQTTACYGTTGSPVEPCHLHSVVNTDHILEGSCNRGYQEDKQ from the exons ATGACAGGTAGCATTCCGTCGTCACCCGGGCAGAAAAGGGTCATCCACTTTGTCAGTGGTGAGACCCTCGAGGAGGAGTCCAGTGATGAAGAGGAGCTCTTCGACGAGCCAGTCAACACG GCTCAGCTGTCATGGAGGGCATATTCCCGCTTGCTTTGGAGACAGTTTCGTAGGAAATCCTTACGGA CCTGTGATtatgtgggggggaaactggcCAGTCTGGCTGGACTTAATGAGGCCAAGTACCAGTATGCAGCTGATGAACATGAGCGATGGAAGGAAAAG CTATCAAGACGTGAAAGTACTGCTGGAGGCTCATCCATCATGAATAAGGAGAAGACGCATTTTTCTTCCCAGACCACCGCTTGCTATGGGACAACAGGTTCTCCAGTTGAGCCCTGCCATCTACACTCCGTGGTCAATACAGATCACATTCTAGAAGGGTCTTGCAACAGAGGGTACCAGGAAGACAAACAGTAA